GCCTTGAATTGGTTCGGAATTGATATTTTGAGGGTTGATTACAGGCTTCTCCTTGAATCAAGACCAGAATTGAAACTGGGTTCATTtgtaaactttttttttattttttttaatttatattgaatttatatttatatatttttagttttttagttaaaaattaaataagtaatgTCTAAAAATTTATTATAGTTTAATAATATCTAAAGTCAAACTGAAAACCATCagaaaatcattttgaatcaaaatttaaccgGATcaacaattataattcaaaacaGTACTGAAATTAGTCCATGGCCAGGTCTACTTAAGAAAATATAAAGTAGGCAACATGTAGTAGATATTCAGTTGTCTTGACTTCATTTAGGGGTGAGTAAAGATGGGTTAATTAGTCCATTATTCATTTTCTTGAATGCTAGGGAAAATTAATTTCCTAAACATCTGTCCATAATCTTATAAGCAACCAAACGGATGCTGACATTATCCAAAGaacataaaaagaaaatttttatttgatgCAACGTTGTACACACAacagtttaattattattatttattatagtgAGACTCATGTAGGACTCATCACAATCAATGATTATAACAAAACTGTTGTACatacattaattttattatataatttttcataaaaaagagAGACGTTTACATACCAAAAGAATGAAGTAAGGTAAGAAGGTATGTAGCAAGGAGAGGTAAAAAGAGTAGGGTTTTAAACGGTAAAAACCCTTTACTTCTTGATGGTGGTTAATGTATAATTGGAATGTCGTATCGAACTCGAGGAGGCCTTTTCTTGCATGGAGATATTACGTTTTTCCATCGTCTCATCGGTTTTAACTTGTGCTATTACTGATACTCtgatgaaaataaatttttatatatcatattaatataataatttttatatatcatattgtttatttttatttgactaaaataaatcatttatattaaattaagagATTTTTTTAGAACTATCCTTTgtaatttaattcaaatttttgaataacatGTACTTGCCAATTCCCTGGCTAgtagaaatgaaaaagaaatctgcgagatttatatattaaaaaaacaaGCCGCAAGATTATTTTTATCATAGAATACATGGTGTATACATAACATGCTCATAAACAAAGGCCAAGGCCAAACAACCCAAGTTATTGAATCTAAAAAAGAAAACACACGCCTAATCGCATCAAAATCCATATGGGCTAATAATTCACAACCCTACAATTCTTCCTTATTTCCCCTTGTGACCCTGTAAGCACCTCAATCGAACCCATATGCACCATTGCTGAAGCAAACTTGGAAGCCCATGCACTTGGATGCTTGATATTGCTCCCCACCATCTTCTTTGTCAAACTACTTTCCCACAACACTTGATCTGAAAACAGTAGCCCTTTTTTACTCTTCAAGTTCTTGTAGTAATTATTGTCAAGCCTGGTTGGTGTTAGGGGATCAAAAGGCACGATTGGATCAACCCCAGAGTTCGTTTTCACAGGCCTAGGGCATTTGGCTCTCAAGTAACTGGCATAGGTAGAAACCATGGAAGGATCTTGTGGGTACGTTGCATTGAAGGAATATAAACGTTTAGAGAATGAAGAACAATGACAGTCACCAATAGAGTGAACACCAGAGAGCGTCACCAATTCCTCTAGTGACAAACCCTTCTTTGCAAAGTTTTCTTTCAACTGGGTGACATTAAAGAATGCATCGGGGAGGTTTTTAGTGGCATCACCGATCAAAGAAATGGTTCCGTCTCGGCGGCCTCCGAGAACATCATAGTAAATGCCACCGGTAAGGTGAACACTATCACGAGCTGCAAAGGCAATAATATCTGCACATGAAACTGTGTTGGGGCAGTGAGCCTCTATCTTAGCCTTTGCTGCATCTATCACCTCAAAGCCTCCTATTCCCTTATTTCTCATGCTTTCTTTCTCTGCTTTGTGCTTCGGAGTGGAATCAAGAAGAATGGAAGCATCACAACCctatatatatcaaaataaaatgcAAATTTAATCAGTATAATATTGTAGTATAGAGATCTAATATGCCTATTTTATATAGTGCAAGCAATTTAAAGTTAAAGAATGAAGAAGGAATTAAAAGATGTTGAAGATCATTAATTACCCTCACAAAACAGTCATGGAAATGAAGCCTAGTGAGCGCAGCAGGAATGCCAGTATCATTAGCCATTGCATTTGTTATTGTGCTTCTCACTATGGTCTCAGCCAATGGGCAAGTTTTTTTATAGAACTTTTTCTTCAAAGGAGCTGAGAGAGCTGGAGAGATGAAGAAAATGAGTAAAAAGAATCCCACTAAAAAGGTGAAAAACCTTGCCATGAGAACCAAGACTAAGACTTGTAGCCAATAGAGACTGAGAGGATTGATGTCTAATGCTGAAGTGAAGAACACAAGGCCATCACTGTCCCATTTATAGTGAGTCGAGGAATGATCGATCTAATATTTTCTAGGCATTGGCAGTCAAATTTTGAATCCCATGGGAATACTAAAACAAGGAAATTGCAGTGAAGTTTCGTGGGCTAAAGAATCATTCAAGCTAAAGAAATGGTAAATACAATATTTTAATAAAGAGGCGTCTGTCACCCACAAACCTTTTTCATTTAATAATAGACTCAAATTCAGAGCAGCGTCATAGCATGTGTCAACATGCAAATAAAGAATTGAAAGGCGTGTGCCCCCCACACGATTCTCTCTTGATGGTTAAAAATACTATAAGAAAATAGACTTAAAAAATATAAAGTGGTGAACATGTAGATATTCAGTTAATcactaattttataaaataaaatatatattaaaatatttgaaattaatttaattcaataaatcttgaattttttataatttttaagttacagttcaattttttttttttaattaatcttaCTCATCATCACCCTTAGCTTCATCTACTACTGCAAGTGGAACTTATTTTAGAGCGGATGCCAGCTAAGAAGTAATAAATTATAGTTGTTGGTAATTAATATTTCTTcaactttaaataattaaatgtcCAAGTCTTAATTCATCTCTATGGGCTTCTTTAAATCCATAGAAATTAATGCGCGTAGAATATTTCAATTGAAAGTACAAGTTAATAGCTTAGCTTAGCTAGCACGTCGTACATTTACAGGTCGCGAGGTTTTCAATGGCTAGTACTTAATAAGGTGattgataattattaaaataattattaatataattaataattattaaagttAATATTATTAAGTATGATTATATTAGTAagggagtattaaaaaataatttaaaattaaatttaataaattttaattataataatataaaaaataaattattttttattaaattatttttttaataatatttaaaataatatttttttaaaagcaAATTTGATATTCCAACTTTAATACCAAACGGTCATTTAGACATGCTTTGCATTGAGTaatattagaaatattaaatgtaagaaaagaaaataaatttttaaataaattaattaaatattaaattaaataatttaaataataaaattaatatttaaacattTAAATTTAACACATAAAAAGTTTCCAATTAGTGAATACTACCAAAGAGAGTGGTGATGCTATAGGCAAAAAGAAAGAGACTTGTTGAATGGCAGAAGTAAATAGAACTTTTACACATTTTCTTTAATCTATGAAcaaaattgtcacgacccaacctatgggccggaccggcactaggacctgggccagcctaaagcccccgaggcccgtagtaagcctaactgtttattaacccaactctaaggcccatttgggcccaatatcaagaaaacaaacggacagagtccggccataaaatggactttccaacggggagttttcgactcacccgacctgtaaacataataaatactcaatttgggagctcagctcaccctccacatactcatatcctcataaaaataaatgggagctcagctccctcatccaatccatcaaacatgcatatcattatacgtttacaggtccaacatgataataatattacaggccataatcaaataaatacttctaacacatgcggaaattctaggagtaaataaaattacacaaatattgataaaaaacctgcgaaggagaaaagcaggttaaccaaaataaaatcctcctgtagcctgaaaaaaatattgaacaggagtgagcgttcgactcagagagtaaaatatcaattttaaccataatctctataactatctaaaactaatgcaccctgtagagtgaaatacaacatcaacatcattttcacatcataacatcaaaaaggtaatttggagcactcacgcaccctatagcatcaatcataacatatgggagctgatcccctatacagctctcttaaatctaacctggtgccagcgaagaactcaagccggactttcgcttaataaaccaaatcgagggtcccagcaaagaactcaagccttgactacccctcgaaggatcgggtcccagcgaagaactcaagccgtgactacccgtcctatccatagtccacaccacatcacacgcacgccaacgcacgcacactgctccaaattaccacaacaacatccatggcactttaacagttatcaatgcaacataaatcgtgcctagagtttaactacataaatatatgcatataagtgatgcatgggcatacttgaacatataataataatgaaattacaattaaaattaatattttactcacagacttgacgacaatcactgtggcggctgggcggaggaagaaggctgtcccggctcacctgacaattttattacaatcatttaataaatttgactcaatacaaacaaagaaaacaaagaccaatacgtcctaagtcgtgccgaaaatccggcagagtctccccctatacctaggacctacccaacctgcaaaagggttcaaaacacacttctatactaacaatccatatatccacagttcaatcatatcacacagcccctcttgggcccatcaaatcagtcatccatcacaatacgcaaaatttcaatttagtccttattattgatcatttttgcaaaaactacccaaacaagctctaaaaattctaaaactttgccccgctgtccttagcaatattactaagctattgcaaaaagaataataattttctaagctaccacgaatattttatggatttttaatcctatttaagcactagaaaattatgaaaaaacaaggttcgggtttaccttttccaattccgacttcgggaacgcgctcgggacgtctgacaatggggggctagccaaaacctcgatccaattcggagacttttccgatgAAGTGCATCGTAGGAATTTCGCACttggtcaatcgccgaatttccgcgaatcgaggatacctacacgaagcccataacacgggggttagtacataaatttttcagaattttctaagctcattaaatgctcggaaaaacactgcgaagctccgtgggacccaccaaaaaacggtgtcggaaaaatttgaaatttatgtcgccgcgaagctctcgacgagtggagcgtgctggtaccctcggttttctcgtgggattcacggttttcgagaaatctagcccaaaagtcgaaatgggctaaaatcttcccgagcaaaaatcggacaaaccgctcgatggatttcggcgttcttggtgtctatggaaagctctcgccgagtagatgattttagacacaagacccggtccaattggtggccggatcggccggattttggccggagaagccgaaacgacgcgcgcgcgagggagggagatcgcgcgcgttttccggccgttcCGGGCGGCGGCCGGCTGGCTGGGGAGGCTGGGTGGCGGCGCCGGtcggctggggtggcagggggaggtggctggccggcggcaggggagggaggagagagaaaagagagagagaaggggagagggaacgacgcgcgtggggaagaaaaaagagaagaagaccggtccgatccggttcgattcagaatacaaaattttaaatttttactctgcctcgggaccgaaaacgaggtccaaaaattccgaaaaaattccagaaaactcagaaaaatacgtagactccaaatatatttttagttttgccacgtggtctttaaattaatttttaaaaatcatcaaagtttatattttcggaaaatcgaacccgatttttaaaatccgaaaaatctcaaaaaaatttctaaaatttaaataaaattaaaataccaaaaatgctcataaatttaaaattttggggtgttacaagaatcgtaatttgaaattttaatattgTTAAAAGATGAAAAAGATTATTATATAattctaaattttttataaaatatat
The Hevea brasiliensis isolate MT/VB/25A 57/8 chromosome 15, ASM3005281v1, whole genome shotgun sequence genome window above contains:
- the LOC110673948 gene encoding peroxidase 5 translates to MARFFTFLVGFFLLIFFISPALSAPLKKKFYKKTCPLAETIVRSTITNAMANDTGIPAALTRLHFHDCFVRGCDASILLDSTPKHKAEKESMRNKGIGGFEVIDAAKAKIEAHCPNTVSCADIIAFAARDSVHLTGGIYYDVLGGRRDGTISLIGDATKNLPDAFFNVTQLKENFAKKGLSLEELVTLSGVHSIGDCHCSSFSKRLYSFNATYPQDPSMVSTYASYLRAKCPRPVKTNSGVDPIVPFDPLTPTRLDNNYYKNLKSKKGLLFSDQVLWESSLTKKMVGSNIKHPSAWASKFASAMVHMGSIEVLTGSQGEIRKNCRVVNY